One window of Candidatus Methylacidiphilales bacterium genomic DNA carries:
- a CDS encoding type III pantothenate kinase, which translates to MAQPKMLLIDVSNSWTKFALARGSRLQFLARRPTPEITPRFLSGLNRRHKPDLVVAASVVPSIRKILGRVWSKSRLVLLDHRTKLPIRLRYPNPASIGADRIANAVATARLYPLPAVVIDFGTAVTFDIVSAKREYLGGVIAPGLNAMTDYLHEKTALLPKITIREPRHAIGKSTIEAMRVGAVTGYRGLIQAVLDAIQKQMRARHLTVVATGGHSALIARHAPFIQIVNPLLTLQGLQFIAENYSNKSPLPESKSSIRHRAKKAL; encoded by the coding sequence ATGGCCCAACCTAAAATGCTCCTCATTGATGTGAGCAATTCGTGGACAAAGTTTGCGCTTGCCCGCGGAAGTCGGCTCCAATTCCTGGCCCGCCGGCCCACTCCGGAAATCACGCCGCGCTTCCTCTCCGGCCTCAACCGGCGCCACAAACCGGATCTCGTCGTCGCCGCTTCGGTCGTGCCTTCCATCCGTAAAATCCTCGGCCGGGTCTGGTCCAAAAGCCGCCTGGTTCTGCTCGACCACCGTACAAAACTGCCAATTCGTTTGCGTTATCCAAACCCGGCCAGCATCGGCGCGGACCGCATCGCCAACGCTGTGGCCACCGCCCGGCTCTACCCGCTCCCGGCCGTCGTCATCGATTTCGGGACCGCCGTCACCTTCGACATTGTTTCCGCAAAACGCGAATATCTCGGCGGCGTCATCGCCCCGGGGTTGAACGCCATGACCGATTACCTTCACGAAAAAACGGCGCTCCTGCCCAAAATCACAATCCGGGAACCCCGCCACGCCATCGGCAAAAGCACGATCGAGGCCATGCGTGTGGGAGCTGTCACCGGCTATCGCGGGCTTATTCAGGCCGTGCTGGATGCCATCCAAAAACAAATGCGGGCCAGGCACCTGACAGTCGTCGCCACCGGCGGACACAGCGCTTTGATTGCGCGCCACGCCCCATTCATTCAAATCGTAAATCCCCTGTTGACTCTGCAGGGACTTCAGTTCATAGCGGAAAACTATTCTAATAAGTCACCTCTACCTGAAAGCAAGTCCAGCATAAGGCACCGGGCTAAAAAAGCGCTCTGA
- a CDS encoding TIGR02597 family protein gives MNRLFFSFILGLLAVPLAAKAQTTVTTTPVGYITYTIPATNGAQTTTTYISFPLLNNPAYSGAVTALTSNTLTVAGTPWTAGQFAAAGSPFFVKISSGLEAGRFLLVTANTANTLTVDVTDHSSQTTPLDGSGFAVQVNDRIEIIAGDTLASVLGDGSISNPVQLVGGTSAFTADAVSIYNPSLGRSFSYYFNTTRNAWNSGASGVVSQNGLILYPDMAIGITRRPNRPALVFQLQGRVPDVTPLTKTTGGSTSAIYSSTRFPVDVTLASLNIPGWTKSNSVFTADTIAVWDPSLGRWFSYFQRADNNQWRKSGDTLTDQSNFVIPAGAGIQILKRSTVSGQSSFMAVSMPYTP, from the coding sequence ATGAACCGACTTTTTTTCTCCTTTATTCTGGGGCTGCTGGCCGTTCCCTTGGCGGCAAAAGCCCAGACCACCGTCACCACCACGCCGGTGGGGTATATCACCTACACGATTCCCGCCACGAACGGCGCTCAAACCACCACGACCTACATCTCCTTTCCCTTGCTGAATAATCCGGCCTATTCGGGCGCGGTGACGGCGCTGACCTCCAATACGCTGACGGTTGCCGGAACTCCCTGGACTGCCGGGCAATTTGCCGCAGCCGGTTCGCCTTTCTTTGTCAAAATTTCCTCGGGTCTGGAGGCAGGCCGCTTCCTGCTGGTGACCGCCAACACCGCCAATACCCTGACAGTGGATGTCACCGATCACAGCTCGCAAACGACGCCGCTGGACGGTTCGGGCTTTGCCGTGCAGGTCAACGACCGCATTGAAATAATTGCCGGAGACACACTGGCTTCGGTTCTTGGGGATGGCTCCATTAGCAATCCGGTACAGTTGGTCGGAGGAACGAGCGCATTTACTGCAGACGCAGTTTCAATTTATAACCCCAGTCTTGGTCGGTCATTTAGTTATTATTTTAATACGACCCGCAACGCATGGAATTCAGGGGCGTCCGGAGTTGTGAGCCAGAATGGATTGATCCTCTATCCGGACATGGCGATTGGCATTACCCGTCGTCCGAACCGTCCTGCTTTGGTTTTCCAGCTTCAGGGACGGGTGCCGGATGTGACTCCGTTGACTAAAACCACCGGGGGTTCCACTTCCGCCATTTACAGTTCCACCCGTTTCCCGGTGGACGTGACGCTTGCTTCTTTAAATATTCCCGGCTGGACCAAAAGTAACTCCGTTTTTACAGCGGACACAATCGCTGTTTGGGATCCGTCACTTGGACGGTGGTTTTCCTATTTTCAGCGCGCGGACAACAACCAATGGCGTAAGTCGGGAGATACGTTGACCGACCAAAGTAATTTTGTTATTCCAGCGGGCGCAGGGATCCAGATTCTGAAGCGATCCACTGTCAGTGGCCAGTCTTCCTTCATGGCGGTCAGCATGCCCTATACGCCTTAA
- a CDS encoding SUMF1/EgtB/PvdO family nonheme iron enzyme: MSTDSLMVSNVYFVAYPDAETAAYLQALIQSWDTNAHVTVTPTLTDLYNQLGAVSDKAIVISELLWDGQDASDVLLSLALNYPRIAFLVATNFDTSQILPQYFPIPYVQGVDRTDLILNFASSLTEDLRGTQAGPYHLIDFAGQNYLGRNYFAHQPLIKRDVHLTVLPLLASEEERQEFRAIAAARARNIHAQIYVIYEEGEADGRPFAAQEPVTAPSLLQLSLQDATFDSRLIAKLLTVTSSVLSHLHSNRIPYQPLRSSHITLAGDGVIKMHNTALPSTSPIPDIPTEIAELADIIREFCPKTDPLDPRLDALLNMMSAGLTNLQAIYNTANAVDLDLAPVKFVPQREQAIKAAAEIKKARKNYLLYTAIIAGSMASLIGFIVVKLILDFAPGTDFRKQCRIPAGKAFVGEQLVDVGEFYMDEHEVTIGQYEKFLKDKPTPAKLLPPDLARYKTDFEPYDWNNIQKALKPGILKRIYLGGVLTRDIPIFNVDYADAYAYAKWKHKRLPTELEWQRAAAGDQNLKYPWGNTADFNKTNTGKDIPRTGKSAKTGPPPGSVDGFPGLAPVNGTPADRSPYGVIGMAGNVSEWVEPSLEFGPFKSSYKNIRGGNFAYPWLFPNQYHRAQVQSDFFDPSVGFRCVSDKPVE, translated from the coding sequence ATGAGCACAGACTCCCTGATGGTTTCCAATGTCTATTTCGTGGCTTACCCCGACGCCGAGACCGCCGCCTACCTCCAGGCGCTGATCCAGTCATGGGACACGAACGCCCACGTGACCGTGACGCCGACCCTGACAGACCTTTACAACCAACTTGGCGCGGTTTCCGACAAGGCCATAGTCATCTCCGAATTGCTGTGGGACGGACAGGACGCTTCCGACGTCCTTTTGAGCCTCGCCCTGAATTACCCGCGCATCGCCTTTCTCGTGGCCACCAATTTTGACACCAGCCAGATCCTGCCCCAATACTTTCCCATTCCCTACGTCCAGGGCGTGGACCGCACCGATCTCATCCTGAATTTCGCATCCTCCCTGACGGAGGATTTGAGGGGCACACAGGCCGGCCCCTACCATCTCATCGACTTTGCCGGCCAGAATTACCTTGGAAGAAACTATTTTGCCCACCAACCCCTCATCAAACGCGATGTCCATCTCACGGTGCTGCCCCTGCTGGCGTCGGAGGAGGAAAGGCAGGAATTCCGGGCCATCGCGGCTGCGCGTGCGCGCAACATCCACGCCCAGATTTATGTGATTTATGAGGAAGGTGAAGCCGACGGCCGTCCCTTTGCGGCCCAGGAGCCCGTCACAGCCCCCAGCCTGCTCCAACTCAGCCTGCAGGACGCGACGTTCGACTCGCGCCTGATCGCCAAGCTTCTCACCGTCACAAGCTCGGTCCTGTCCCACTTGCATTCCAACCGGATTCCTTATCAGCCCCTGCGCAGCAGCCACATCACGCTGGCGGGAGACGGCGTCATTAAAATGCATAACACCGCATTGCCCTCCACTTCCCCCATTCCCGATATTCCCACCGAGATTGCGGAACTGGCCGATATCATCCGTGAATTCTGCCCCAAGACAGACCCTCTCGATCCCCGCCTCGACGCCCTCCTCAATATGATGTCAGCGGGGCTGACAAACCTTCAGGCCATTTACAATACAGCCAACGCGGTCGATCTGGACCTGGCCCCGGTCAAATTTGTGCCGCAGCGCGAACAAGCCATCAAGGCGGCGGCGGAAATTAAAAAAGCCCGCAAGAACTACCTCCTGTACACCGCCATCATCGCGGGCAGCATGGCCTCGCTGATCGGCTTCATTGTGGTCAAGCTGATCCTGGATTTCGCCCCCGGCACGGACTTTCGAAAACAATGCCGCATTCCCGCCGGCAAGGCCTTTGTCGGAGAACAACTGGTGGATGTGGGCGAATTCTACATGGATGAACACGAAGTCACCATCGGCCAATATGAAAAATTTCTCAAGGACAAGCCCACCCCTGCAAAGCTGTTGCCACCCGATCTTGCAAGATATAAAACCGATTTTGAACCCTACGACTGGAACAACATTCAAAAAGCGTTAAAACCCGGGATACTGAAAAGAATTTATCTGGGCGGGGTTCTTACGCGCGACATCCCCATCTTCAATGTGGATTACGCCGACGCTTACGCCTACGCCAAATGGAAACACAAGCGTTTGCCGACCGAGCTGGAATGGCAGCGGGCCGCCGCCGGTGATCAAAATCTGAAATATCCCTGGGGCAACACTGCAGATTTCAATAAAACCAACACCGGCAAGGACATTCCCAGGACGGGGAAATCCGCAAAAACAGGCCCACCCCCCGGAAGTGTGGATGGATTTCCCGGGCTGGCTCCGGTCAACGGCACTCCCGCAGACCGCAGCCCTTACGGCGTCATCGGCATGGCGGGAAATGTGAGTGAATGGGTGGAACCCAGCCTTGAATTTGGCCCGTTTAAGAGCAGCTATAAAAACATCCGCGGAGGCAACTTTGCGTACCCTTGGCTCTTTCCCAACCAATATCACAGGGCCCAGGTCCAGTCCGACTTCTTTGATCCTTCCGTCGGCTTCCGCTGCGTCAGCGACAAACCCGTGGAATAA
- the larB gene encoding nickel pincer cofactor biosynthesis protein LarB, whose translation MSKNKQQPELADLQFAQVDLDRQKRCGAAEVILGMGKTPAQIRAIATVLKKAGQPVLITRTNRLAYQAVRTVLKGSVFHEQASIIAHRPAKPDSRRRICVCAAGTGDLPVAEEAAVTAGFFGNHVERCYDVGVAGLHRLVRRLDLLRSSLVIIAVAGMEGALPSVIAGLVDRPVIAVPTSVGYGANLRGITALLGMLTSCGSGVTVVNIDNGFGAAYAANQILRLVTAESRQPKAGPL comes from the coding sequence GTGAGCAAAAACAAACAGCAACCTGAACTCGCCGATCTTCAGTTCGCCCAAGTCGATCTGGACCGGCAAAAACGCTGCGGTGCGGCGGAGGTGATTCTGGGCATGGGAAAAACACCGGCGCAAATCCGCGCCATCGCCACGGTCCTGAAAAAGGCCGGCCAACCCGTGCTGATCACGCGGACCAACCGCCTTGCCTATCAAGCCGTTCGCACCGTCCTCAAGGGCTCCGTCTTCCACGAACAAGCGTCCATCATCGCCCACCGTCCCGCCAAACCCGACTCCAGGCGGCGGATCTGCGTCTGCGCCGCCGGGACCGGCGACCTTCCGGTTGCGGAAGAGGCCGCGGTAACGGCGGGATTTTTCGGCAATCATGTCGAGCGTTGTTATGACGTCGGCGTTGCTGGACTACACCGTTTAGTTAGACGTCTGGATTTGTTGCGCTCTTCCCTTGTCATCATCGCGGTGGCGGGGATGGAAGGCGCCCTGCCCAGCGTGATTGCAGGCCTGGTGGACCGTCCTGTCATTGCCGTGCCAACCAGCGTCGGGTACGGCGCCAACCTGCGGGGCATTACCGCCCTGCTGGGAATGCTGACCTCCTGCGGCTCAGGCGTGACCGTGGTCAACATCGACAACGGCTTCGGCGCCGCTTATGCGGCGAACCAGATCCTCCGCCTTGTAACCGCCGAATCCCGGCAGCCGAAAGCAGGACCCCTATGA
- a CDS encoding AsmA-like C-terminal region-containing protein translates to MKISLTRIIAYPLIILGLMLAGVLLSFRYYGLPEQIGQRIALELKARGITIHSGRLYLDPFGGVVAQNLVISETKDQITRSLMIEKIRFRFNWISWWRKEPFLEGATLSKADLTFPLDKETAVELNNVNAEILFAPNLLQVRSLEGDWLNLHLQFHGVVDLAGFTPRSPANPPDFQKQAELYRTLLNIASYWSAPRPLLVDVQFKALPARPLESEIHVRVHGVHQAWKGVVVEDINLDADYEDSAARFHSEVQFLRGKMTFDGNWKAGAKSALLSFYSDADLSLLASGLPGKAGDFLADVRFFKLPVNEGRVDLNWENGFKYLLQTRSDWRDFLVQDSHIDSLYLPLSFDGRRIMVSDMAIKADGGDAAFNLFYDGGQVLKAHLTSSVDPTAFKKLFGEGARPFFDSLSFSTPPEVDCVATGTGLAPELLALTGTMRARDFSYKKVPLAELKSSFEFKENELHLPDLYVKRTEGEGRAEVWDNFKTKQVRIKGAKGTLNLQDTAIILGNKMAEYAAPYGFLAPSTFSADGQVDLDTQQNTDLHARIQCPQGMRYVFLKKMLTLSDLDTNLVLKGPHLSLKPNKPIRLFGGQLNGTLDMQLLKRTTYNADATLTDEDFGLLMKTFFGNDDVKGSVSGVIKVRGLLDDMKTMTGDGDFTVTNGVLYNIPVFGGLSQILNSIIPNLGYSEARSAKAAFIIKDGVINVSKVDVASSGFALIGYGTYDIIEDKVDMSMRVNMRGILGVPLFFVSKLFEYEGTGTLSKTKWEPKVF, encoded by the coding sequence ATGAAAATCAGCCTGACACGAATCATTGCCTACCCGCTGATCATCCTCGGATTGATGCTTGCCGGCGTGCTTTTGAGTTTCCGCTATTACGGGCTCCCCGAGCAGATCGGCCAGCGGATCGCCCTCGAGCTGAAGGCCCGCGGCATCACCATCCATTCCGGACGGCTCTATCTGGATCCTTTCGGCGGTGTGGTGGCGCAAAATCTGGTGATTTCGGAGACAAAAGATCAAATCACCCGGTCGCTCATGATCGAAAAGATCCGGTTTCGCTTCAATTGGATTTCCTGGTGGCGAAAGGAGCCGTTTCTGGAAGGTGCAACCCTTTCCAAGGCGGACCTGACGTTCCCGTTGGACAAGGAAACGGCGGTGGAATTAAACAATGTCAATGCGGAGATTTTATTTGCCCCGAACCTGTTGCAGGTCCGCTCGCTGGAGGGCGACTGGCTGAATCTGCACCTGCAGTTCCATGGCGTCGTCGATTTGGCCGGGTTTACCCCCCGCAGCCCGGCCAACCCGCCCGATTTTCAAAAACAGGCGGAATTGTACCGGACCTTGCTGAATATTGCATCCTATTGGTCTGCGCCCAGGCCGCTGCTGGTGGATGTCCAATTCAAGGCGCTGCCCGCCCGCCCGCTTGAAAGCGAAATCCATGTCCGGGTCCATGGCGTACATCAGGCCTGGAAAGGCGTCGTGGTGGAAGACATCAATCTGGATGCGGATTATGAGGACAGTGCGGCGCGGTTTCACAGCGAGGTGCAATTCCTCCGGGGTAAGATGACGTTTGACGGCAACTGGAAGGCGGGCGCGAAATCTGCGCTCCTGTCGTTTTATTCCGATGCGGACCTTTCCCTGCTTGCCAGCGGATTGCCAGGCAAGGCGGGTGATTTTTTGGCGGATGTCCGTTTCTTCAAGCTGCCGGTCAACGAAGGCCGGGTGGACTTGAATTGGGAGAACGGGTTCAAGTATCTGCTGCAAACCCGCTCCGATTGGCGCGATTTTTTGGTGCAGGACTCCCATATCGACTCACTGTATCTGCCGCTGTCGTTTGACGGGCGCCGGATCATGGTTTCGGACATGGCGATCAAGGCTGATGGCGGCGACGCGGCGTTCAACCTGTTTTATGACGGCGGCCAGGTGCTGAAGGCGCATTTGACGAGCTCCGTGGACCCCACCGCGTTCAAAAAACTTTTCGGCGAAGGCGCCCGGCCGTTTTTCGACAGCCTGTCGTTTTCCACTCCGCCCGAGGTGGATTGTGTTGCGACGGGAACCGGACTCGCCCCGGAACTGCTCGCACTTACGGGTACCATGCGGGCCCGGGATTTTTCGTACAAAAAAGTGCCGCTCGCGGAGCTGAAAAGCTCGTTTGAATTCAAGGAGAACGAATTGCACCTGCCGGATCTTTATGTGAAAAGAACGGAAGGGGAGGGCCGGGCGGAAGTCTGGGACAATTTCAAAACGAAGCAGGTTCGCATCAAGGGCGCGAAAGGCACCCTGAACCTCCAGGACACCGCAATCATCCTTGGAAACAAGATGGCTGAATATGCGGCCCCCTACGGATTTTTAGCTCCATCGACTTTTTCCGCCGATGGGCAGGTGGATTTGGACACGCAGCAAAATACCGATCTCCACGCCCGCATTCAATGCCCGCAGGGCATGAGGTATGTCTTTCTGAAAAAAATGCTGACCCTTTCGGACCTGGATACAAACCTCGTACTCAAGGGCCCCCATCTGTCGCTCAAGCCGAACAAGCCGATCCGCTTGTTCGGCGGCCAGTTGAACGGCACGCTCGACATGCAATTGCTGAAGCGAACGACCTACAACGCCGACGCAACGCTGACCGATGAGGATTTTGGCCTTTTGATGAAAACATTCTTCGGAAATGACGATGTCAAGGGAAGCGTCAGCGGCGTCATCAAGGTGCGGGGCCTGCTCGATGACATGAAAACCATGACAGGAGACGGCGACTTTACCGTTACCAACGGCGTTTTGTATAACATCCCGGTGTTTGGCGGGTTGTCCCAGATACTGAACTCGATCATCCCCAACCTCGGTTACAGCGAAGCCCGCTCGGCCAAGGCCGCTTTCATCATCAAGGATGGAGTCATCAATGTGAGCAAGGTCGATGTCGCTTCCTCGGGCTTTGCCCTGATCGGGTATGGCACTTATGATATCATTGAGGACAAGGTCGATATGAGCATGCGTGTGAACATGCGCGGCATCCTGGGCGTCCCGCTCTTTTTTGTGAGCAAGCTCTTCGAGTATGAGGGGACCGGAACATTGTCCAAAACCAAATGGGAGCCGAAAGTTTTTTGA
- a CDS encoding biotin--[acetyl-CoA-carboxylase] ligase — MQANNIDEPILSALFKGVLEPHALSQKLGLPAEIILHGIESLQQLGYIIERTPYSGFILKSSPDVIIADEIRARLPGNVFARQLAVYRQTRSTNDIVFKAGNEGAAEGFAVLAEMQTHARGRKHRVWHAPAGNGIWLSLLFRPDWPLERASFLTYMAGVALCRSVFRLTGLRCGIKWPNDILLSGKKLAGILTETRGSGTRLEFAVAGIGCNFRNRREDFPGDLRERATSLVLEGASPELRRADLLVALLQEIETLYRLSWPAVHAEWTTLCLSIGKPVRVQTEARLLEGLMTGLEEDGSLLLRMPSGKIEVINSGEVLF, encoded by the coding sequence ATGCAGGCTAACAACATCGACGAGCCCATCCTGTCCGCATTGTTCAAAGGCGTACTGGAACCCCACGCCCTCTCGCAAAAGCTGGGCCTCCCGGCGGAGATAATCCTCCACGGCATCGAAAGCCTCCAACAGCTCGGCTACATCATTGAACGCACGCCCTATTCCGGCTTCATCCTCAAATCATCCCCTGACGTAATCATTGCCGACGAGATCCGCGCCCGCCTGCCCGGCAATGTTTTTGCGCGCCAATTGGCCGTTTACCGCCAAACCCGTTCCACCAATGATATTGTTTTCAAGGCCGGAAACGAGGGTGCGGCGGAAGGATTTGCCGTTCTGGCCGAAATGCAGACCCATGCCCGCGGAAGGAAACACCGGGTCTGGCATGCCCCCGCCGGAAATGGCATCTGGCTTTCCCTGCTGTTCCGCCCTGACTGGCCGCTGGAACGCGCCTCGTTCCTGACCTACATGGCCGGCGTTGCGCTGTGCCGCTCCGTGTTCCGGCTGACCGGCCTGAGATGCGGCATTAAATGGCCGAACGACATCCTCCTCTCCGGGAAAAAACTCGCCGGGATTTTGACCGAAACCCGCGGTTCCGGAACACGGCTGGAATTCGCCGTGGCAGGCATCGGCTGCAACTTCAGGAACCGCCGTGAGGATTTTCCCGGGGATCTGCGTGAACGGGCCACCTCTCTAGTTCTGGAAGGCGCCTCGCCGGAACTCCGCCGTGCCGATCTTCTGGTTGCGCTCCTGCAGGAAATCGAAACCCTCTATCGCCTGTCATGGCCGGCCGTGCATGCGGAATGGACAACCCTTTGCCTCAGCATCGGCAAGCCGGTTCGTGTGCAAACCGAAGCCCGGCTGCTCGAAGGCCTGATGACGGGCCTGGAGGAAGACGGCAGCCTCCTGCTGCGAATGCCCAGCGGTAAAATTGAGGTGATAAATTCCGGCGAAGTCTTATTCTGA
- a CDS encoding glycine--tRNA ligase, with product MADTTIMEKIVALCKRRGFIFQSSEVYGGLNGAWDFGPVGCQLKKNIKDHWWKTMTQLRDDIVGMDGSILMNRNVWKASGHEATFSDPLIDCKTCKGRFRADQLDSTPCPQKPSKCAGQGGACELTEARSFNLMFKTYVGPVEDEGNITYLRPETAQSMFVQFKNILDISRKKLPFGIAQIGKAFRNEINPKNFIFRSREFEQMEVEFFIRPGEGKAWLERWLEDRLRWYEAIGIPRAKIHVLDVPEQDRAFYSKGTYDLEYEFPFGIQELEGIAYRTDYDLTQHQNASGKPFEYFDEDSKTKFIPHVVEPSAGVDRTLLAVLCEAFAEEKVTDEKGNEEIRTVLRFAPCIAPVKAGIFPLLKNKPELVAKAREVEALLRPLMAVFYDDGGAIGRRYRRQDEIGTPFGITIDFETLEGVRDGSHQGEKETVTLRHRDSMKQERVRIADLPNLLRQAIS from the coding sequence ATGGCAGATACAACGATCATGGAGAAAATTGTCGCCCTGTGCAAGCGGCGCGGATTCATTTTTCAATCTTCCGAGGTGTATGGCGGCTTGAACGGGGCCTGGGACTTCGGCCCGGTCGGCTGCCAGCTCAAAAAAAACATCAAGGACCACTGGTGGAAAACCATGACCCAGTTGCGCGACGACATCGTGGGCATGGACGGCTCCATCCTCATGAACCGCAATGTCTGGAAAGCCAGCGGCCACGAGGCCACCTTCAGCGATCCGTTGATCGACTGCAAAACCTGCAAGGGCCGTTTTCGCGCCGACCAACTGGATTCCACGCCCTGCCCGCAAAAGCCCAGCAAATGCGCAGGCCAGGGCGGCGCCTGTGAATTGACCGAGGCCCGCAGTTTCAACCTCATGTTTAAAACCTACGTCGGCCCGGTGGAAGACGAGGGCAACATCACCTACCTGCGGCCCGAAACCGCCCAGTCGATGTTCGTGCAATTCAAAAACATCCTGGACATCTCCCGCAAAAAGCTGCCCTTCGGCATCGCCCAAATCGGCAAGGCCTTCCGCAACGAGATCAACCCGAAAAATTTCATTTTCCGGTCCCGTGAATTCGAGCAAATGGAAGTGGAATTTTTCATCCGGCCCGGGGAAGGCAAGGCGTGGCTGGAGCGCTGGTTGGAGGACCGCCTGCGCTGGTATGAGGCCATCGGCATCCCGCGCGCAAAAATCCATGTGCTGGACGTGCCGGAGCAGGACCGCGCTTTTTATTCCAAGGGCACTTATGATCTGGAGTACGAATTCCCCTTCGGCATCCAGGAACTCGAAGGCATCGCCTACCGCACCGATTACGACCTCACCCAGCACCAGAATGCCAGCGGCAAACCGTTCGAATATTTCGACGAAGACAGCAAAACCAAATTCATCCCGCACGTCGTCGAACCCAGCGCGGGCGTGGACCGCACTTTGCTCGCAGTGTTATGCGAGGCTTTTGCGGAGGAAAAAGTGACCGACGAAAAGGGCAATGAGGAAATCCGGACCGTTCTGCGCTTCGCGCCCTGCATCGCCCCGGTCAAAGCCGGCATCTTCCCGTTGCTCAAAAACAAACCCGAACTGGTGGCCAAGGCCCGGGAAGTGGAAGCCCTGCTCCGCCCGCTGATGGCGGTTTTCTATGATGACGGCGGCGCCATCGGACGGCGCTACCGCCGCCAGGATGAAATCGGAACACCCTTCGGCATCACCATCGATTTTGAAACGCTTGAAGGAGTCCGTGATGGAAGCCACCAGGGTGAGAAGGAAACGGTCACCCTCAGGCACCGGGATTCCATGAAACAGGAACGCGTGCGGATTGCCGACTTGCCCAATCTGTTGAGGCAGGCTATTTCGTAA
- a CDS encoding class I SAM-dependent methyltransferase, with translation MKTNPSSPTLRVRLSSVAESKVRQGHPWIFSDSIRSQNRAGEPGELAVAFDHKDQFLAIGLYDPESPIRIRVLHAGKPQALDAAWWEEHLRKALAVRAGVADGETNGLRWINGENDGWPGLVVDQYAGTLVLKIYSSAWFAQLERVAGLLDARLKPERIVLRLSRNIMASPANRTGLKDGSVLSGKPLDGPVIFRESGLRFLADVARGQKTGFFLDQRDNRRRVERLASGRSVLNLFSFTGGFSLYAARGGAKSVTSVDISSHALAELNKNWELNRELPGVRACRHEEVRADVFEWLAQAKEKYDMIVIDPPSLAKREPERQGAIRAYEKLALSGLARLQSGGILVCASCSAHVSTDEFVGAIRRAVLASGGKARELEITGHAPDHPATVEVLRYLKAVYLEAISR, from the coding sequence TTGAAAACAAACCCTTCCTCTCCGACGCTCCGTGTTCGCCTGTCGTCCGTGGCTGAATCAAAAGTCCGGCAGGGGCATCCCTGGATTTTCAGCGACAGCATCCGCTCCCAAAACCGCGCAGGCGAACCAGGCGAACTGGCGGTTGCCTTCGACCACAAGGACCAGTTCCTGGCGATCGGGTTGTACGACCCGGAATCGCCGATTCGCATCCGTGTGCTGCATGCGGGCAAGCCGCAGGCCCTGGACGCGGCCTGGTGGGAAGAGCATTTGCGCAAAGCGTTGGCGGTTCGCGCGGGAGTGGCGGACGGCGAGACCAACGGCCTGCGCTGGATCAACGGGGAGAACGACGGCTGGCCCGGCCTGGTCGTGGACCAATACGCCGGTACGCTGGTCCTGAAGATTTATTCAAGCGCATGGTTTGCCCAGTTGGAGCGGGTGGCCGGATTGCTCGATGCGCGCTTGAAACCGGAGCGGATCGTGCTGCGCCTGAGCCGCAACATCATGGCTTCGCCGGCCAACCGGACCGGGTTGAAAGACGGCAGCGTTTTGTCAGGCAAGCCGTTGGACGGACCGGTGATTTTCCGCGAGTCCGGCCTTCGCTTTCTGGCGGACGTGGCGCGCGGGCAGAAGACGGGCTTTTTTCTGGACCAGCGCGACAACCGTCGGCGGGTGGAGCGGCTGGCGTCCGGCAGATCGGTGCTGAATCTGTTCAGTTTCACGGGGGGCTTTTCGCTCTATGCCGCGCGCGGTGGCGCGAAATCGGTCACCAGCGTCGATATCAGCAGTCATGCGCTGGCTGAGTTGAACAAGAACTGGGAGTTAAACAGGGAACTGCCCGGTGTTCGGGCTTGCAGGCATGAGGAAGTGCGGGCGGACGTGTTTGAATGGCTGGCCCAGGCAAAGGAAAAATACGATATGATCGTGATCGATCCCCCCTCGCTGGCGAAACGCGAACCGGAACGCCAGGGGGCCATCCGGGCTTATGAAAAACTGGCCTTGTCGGGGCTGGCGCGCTTGCAGTCCGGCGGAATTTTGGTGTGCGCCTCCTGCTCGGCGCATGTCTCGACCGATGAATTTGTCGGGGCCATCCGCCGCGCGGTCCTCGCGAGCGGGGGAAAGGCTCGGGAACTTGAAATCACCGGCCACGCCCCGGACCATCCGGCGACGGTTGAGGTACTGCGTTATTTGAAGGCGGTTTACCTGGAGGCCATTTCACGGTGA